A genome region from Cardiocondyla obscurior isolate alpha-2009 linkage group LG14, Cobs3.1, whole genome shotgun sequence includes the following:
- the LOC139108203 gene encoding uncharacterized protein, giving the protein MADILIIDDKPIFDNSIVKSETHTYNPYAITTFGDSDEIRIPIQQQDLFTLPSFMFDEIRYELNGVEIDRNRNVGITSTLKNYISLTSDNAVMLQNAGWSETSTTSEEFFNFYVPLSILLGFCEDYKRVVVNARHELILIRARNDNNSIIGNLELEPEIELHKIQWRMSHVILNEVNKLSMRTLDSGRYLSMTFRSWDLYEYPLLQSTTKHSWAVKAATQLEKPRYVIFALQTDRKRYV; this is encoded by the exons ATGGctgatatattgattattgatgATAAGCCGATTTTTGATAATAGCATTGTTAAAAGTGAAACTCATACGTACAACCCATATGCTATCACAACGTTTGGAGATAGTGATGAAATACGGATACCAATACAACAACAGGATTTGTTTACGTTGCCAT cGTTTATGTTCGATGAAATCCGTTATGAACTCAATGGTGTAGAAATTGATCGcaacagaaacgttggaataactagcactcttaaaaattatatatcgctaaCATCTGATAATGCTGTGATGCTGCAAAATGCTGGATGGAGTGAAACATCAACTACGTCAGAagaattctttaatttttatgtacccctcagtatattgttaggtttctgtgaagattataaacgagtggttgtcaacgctcgccatgaattaattttaatacgcgctcgcaatgataataattccattatagGAAATTTGGAATTAGAGCcagaaattgaattgcataaaatacagTGGCGAATGTCTCATGTCATATTAAATGAggtcaataaattatccatGCGAACTTTAGATAGCGGGCGATATTTAAGCATGACTTTTCGGTCGTGGGATTTGTATGAATATCCTCTTTTGCAGAGTACTACAAAACATTCTTGGGCCGTCAAGGCTGCAACGCAACTTGAAAAGCCTCGATacgttatctttgctctgcaaacCGATCGCAAACGTTATGTCTAA